Proteins encoded within one genomic window of Deinococcus depolymerans:
- a CDS encoding glycosyltransferase, which translates to MTQRPLHILFIGSVIPDTPEYRTAAFSRAGNLAQQGLLAGLDGAGADITVLAFQPVPAFPRSPRWWVSGQRLPGPGRREQRLVAFINVPYLKQVSLACALLIQCWRQIQRGVPQVLMSYNVNTFTSAPLLLLSRLLRLPYVPVVYDVDVPGATVPDGPLQRLEYRWAARVLPLLPAAITGTALIGRELMPGRPTLVVEGGLGPAQQAYAPAPRTSGTTFDVVFAGALETYNGVDVLLDAMTWLPTHVRLHVAGQGGLRAAVEAAAASDDRVVYHGLLDMDGLRGLYARGDLLVNHRSDERLDSRYVFPSKLIEYLASGLPVVSTRFRSLPEEYLPFLEVLSDESPRALAAGIERVMAALPAARMKARQAQEFVRTHKSWAFQGRRILSFLETVVL; encoded by the coding sequence TTGACGCAGCGCCCCCTACACATCCTGTTTATCGGCAGTGTCATTCCCGACACACCCGAGTACCGTACGGCTGCCTTCTCGCGCGCCGGCAATCTGGCGCAGCAGGGGTTGCTGGCAGGCCTCGACGGCGCTGGGGCGGACATCACGGTACTGGCGTTCCAGCCGGTGCCCGCCTTTCCCAGAAGTCCCCGCTGGTGGGTGTCCGGCCAGCGCCTCCCGGGCCCGGGGCGGCGCGAGCAGCGCCTCGTGGCGTTCATCAACGTGCCCTACCTGAAACAGGTGTCGCTGGCCTGCGCTCTGCTGATCCAGTGCTGGCGGCAGATCCAGCGCGGTGTACCGCAGGTGCTGATGAGCTACAACGTCAATACCTTTACCTCGGCGCCGCTGTTGCTGCTCTCCCGGCTTCTGCGGCTTCCCTACGTTCCCGTGGTGTACGACGTTGATGTGCCTGGTGCCACGGTCCCGGACGGCCCGTTGCAGCGGCTGGAATACCGTTGGGCTGCGCGGGTCCTGCCCCTACTGCCCGCGGCAATCACTGGCACAGCCCTGATCGGCCGTGAACTCATGCCCGGGCGGCCCACCCTGGTGGTCGAAGGCGGGCTGGGCCCGGCGCAGCAGGCGTACGCCCCGGCGCCCCGCACCTCCGGGACGACCTTCGATGTCGTCTTTGCCGGCGCGCTGGAGACGTACAACGGCGTTGATGTCCTGCTGGACGCCATGACTTGGCTGCCCACACACGTTCGTCTGCACGTCGCCGGTCAGGGAGGGCTGCGCGCGGCGGTGGAGGCGGCCGCCGCGTCTGATGACCGGGTGGTGTACCACGGTCTACTGGATATGGACGGCCTGCGCGGACTGTATGCACGCGGGGACCTTCTGGTCAATCACCGCAGTGACGAGCGGCTGGACAGCCGGTACGTCTTTCCGTCGAAGCTCATTGAGTACCTTGCCTCAGGGCTGCCCGTGGTTTCCACCCGCTTTCGTAGCCTGCCGGAGGAGTACCTGCCGTTCTTGGAAGTCCTGAGTGACGAATCACCGCGCGCCCTGGCTGCCGGCATTGAGCGGGTGATGGCCGCGCTACCCGCCGCCCGGATGAAGGCCCGGCAGGCCCAGGAGTTCGTCCGGACGCACAAGAGCTGGGCTTTCCAGGGGCGGCGCATCCTGAGTTTCTTGGAGACTGTCGTCCTATGA
- a CDS encoding glycosyltransferase translates to MTPQLSYDVLVILDYYLPGRKAGGPITTIANLTELLGDELRFLILTRRKDIDGTVYSHLPAGRIVRTGRADVIYLNDEEFTPRDLAQYARLSGAGTLYLNSFFSPLSFIFLLLRRLGQLNMNVILAPRGEFSRAAYVLKGRKKRLYRQLVDRFGLLRGVRWQVSSSYEAQELEQVLGERDDVMLAPDPFVTGRDWTPQPHDRDLIYLSRISPKKNLHYALQCLEQVRSPVTLDIYGPIEDSSYWEQCQVLIRRLPSHVQVKYCGVLAYEDVRDTFGHYSAFFFPTGGENYGHVIPEALSAGTPVILSDCTPWRDLEDAGVGYVLPLEAPERFAAAVDELVGRSTEERQATAARCQSYAKAVEKQPHVRQQNMTLFTQPFKRGQA, encoded by the coding sequence ATGACCCCACAGCTAAGCTACGACGTTCTGGTTATCCTCGATTACTACCTGCCCGGCCGTAAGGCCGGCGGGCCGATCACGACTATCGCCAACCTGACGGAGCTGCTGGGTGACGAGCTGCGCTTCCTGATTCTGACCCGCCGCAAGGACATCGACGGAACGGTGTACAGTCATCTGCCGGCCGGCCGGATCGTACGCACGGGCCGGGCAGACGTGATCTACCTCAATGACGAGGAGTTCACGCCGCGTGACCTCGCGCAGTACGCGCGGCTGTCTGGCGCGGGCACGCTCTACCTGAATTCCTTCTTCTCCCCGCTCAGCTTCATCTTCCTGCTGCTGCGCCGCCTGGGGCAGCTGAACATGAACGTGATCCTTGCGCCGCGCGGCGAGTTCTCGCGGGCCGCATACGTCCTGAAGGGCAGGAAGAAGAGACTCTATCGGCAGCTGGTCGACCGATTTGGCCTACTGCGGGGGGTACGCTGGCAGGTCTCCAGCAGTTACGAGGCTCAGGAACTGGAGCAGGTGCTGGGCGAACGCGACGACGTCATGCTCGCCCCAGACCCCTTTGTAACCGGCCGGGACTGGACGCCGCAGCCACACGATCGGGATCTGATCTACCTGTCGCGCATCTCGCCCAAGAAGAACCTCCACTACGCCCTGCAGTGCCTGGAGCAGGTCCGCTCCCCGGTCACGCTCGACATCTACGGACCCATTGAGGACAGCAGCTACTGGGAGCAGTGTCAGGTGCTTATTAGGCGTCTGCCGTCTCATGTTCAGGTGAAGTATTGTGGCGTGCTGGCGTATGAGGATGTCCGAGACACGTTTGGCCATTACAGCGCTTTTTTCTTCCCCACTGGAGGAGAAAATTACGGACATGTGATTCCAGAGGCGCTGTCCGCCGGAACACCGGTCATTCTCAGCGACTGTACCCCATGGCGTGACCTAGAAGACGCGGGCGTCGGGTACGTGCTGCCACTGGAGGCGCCAGAACGCTTTGCTGCCGCTGTGGACGAACTCGTGGGGCGCTCCACGGAGGAGCGGCAGGCCACCGCGGCGCGTTGTCAGAGCTATGCAAAGGCTGTAGAGAAGCAGCCGCATGTGCGGCAGCAGAACATGACCCTTTTCACCCAACCCTTCAAGCGAGGTCAAGCATGA